From a region of the Roseivirga sp. 4D4 genome:
- a CDS encoding RNA polymerase sigma-70 factor, producing the protein MAIEESELLEAFSNGDNAAFEKLFNMYYEPACRYVIRIIRDSDTTEEIVQATFVNLWEKRSMIRSDISFKSYVFRAAYNTALNYIKHRKVVSTYVSKKQDRIVEIQREFVSHQPDFELQKRIKDALEDLPPQCQRVFRLSREEGLKYHEIAEELGISKKTVEVHMGKALKLLRASLKDYLVFFLPIITLL; encoded by the coding sequence GTGGCAATAGAAGAAAGTGAGTTGCTCGAAGCCTTTTCAAATGGCGATAATGCAGCTTTCGAAAAACTCTTTAATATGTACTATGAACCTGCTTGCAGGTACGTTATCCGGATTATTCGGGATAGCGATACTACCGAAGAGATTGTTCAGGCCACATTTGTGAACTTATGGGAAAAGCGATCGATGATTCGATCTGACATAAGTTTTAAATCCTACGTTTTCCGAGCGGCCTACAATACGGCTTTGAATTACATCAAGCACCGCAAGGTGGTTTCTACCTACGTTTCTAAGAAACAGGATCGTATTGTGGAGATTCAAAGGGAGTTTGTGAGTCACCAACCCGATTTTGAACTTCAAAAACGGATCAAGGACGCTTTAGAAGATTTGCCACCGCAATGTCAACGGGTTTTTAGGCTTAGCCGAGAGGAAGGCTTGAAATACCATGAGATTGCTGAAGAGCTGGGAATCTCCAAGAAAACGGTAGAAGTGCACATGGGAAAGGCCCTGAAGCTGTTGAGAGCTAGTTTAAAGGACTACTTAGTCTTTTTTCTGCCGATTATCACATTGCTATAG
- a CDS encoding FecR domain-containing protein, translating to MEELMVKYLANELSEEERSEFEKQLVDNEDLKIELEDYLNLWAEGEQSDDLSFDKSQAWNAVADQIKPQTRIVSIERRPKYTFLKIAATLLIVLTAGYFLSETGRNGVNSLIGISSLTEVTTEAEMKEVTLPDGSIVKLNANSKLAYAKGFGETHRNVTLDGGANFDVERIESLPFVIGASKGKVEVLGTSFDVKAYPGKSVELNVTEGTVKFSSVEKEEQAEVVNAGEMAMLSEDGASIEKDIVVDQNYAAWWTRKLVFEKTPFEKVIKNLEETYWVKIDYSDALHNCELTATYENKSLDSVLDLIQVTFVNSQLKVVRTKENQIKLEGKACAN from the coding sequence ATGGAAGAGCTGATGGTCAAATATTTGGCTAATGAGTTAAGCGAAGAAGAGAGATCAGAGTTTGAGAAACAACTCGTTGATAACGAGGATTTAAAAATTGAACTCGAAGATTATCTCAATTTGTGGGCTGAGGGAGAGCAGTCTGATGATTTGTCATTTGATAAATCACAGGCATGGAATGCCGTTGCTGATCAGATAAAACCACAAACTAGAATTGTCTCAATCGAACGAAGACCGAAGTATACGTTCTTAAAAATAGCCGCGACTTTATTGATCGTGCTTACTGCCGGATACTTCTTATCCGAAACCGGTAGAAATGGTGTGAATAGTCTTATTGGTATTTCTTCATTGACTGAAGTTACGACTGAGGCTGAAATGAAGGAAGTGACATTACCAGATGGTTCTATTGTAAAGTTGAATGCTAATTCAAAATTGGCATATGCCAAAGGTTTTGGAGAAACTCATAGAAATGTAACACTAGATGGTGGGGCTAACTTCGATGTAGAAAGAATCGAAAGCCTACCTTTTGTTATTGGCGCAAGCAAAGGCAAAGTGGAAGTGTTGGGCACAAGTTTTGACGTCAAGGCATACCCCGGAAAAAGTGTAGAGCTAAATGTGACTGAGGGTACGGTCAAGTTTTCTTCTGTAGAAAAAGAAGAACAGGCTGAGGTTGTAAATGCAGGTGAGATGGCAATGCTTTCTGAAGATGGGGCGTCCATTGAAAAAGACATTGTTGTTGACCAAAACTATGCGGCCTGGTGGACAAGAAAGCTTGTTTTTGAAAAAACTCCGTTTGAAAAAGTAATTAAGAACTTGGAGGAAACTTATTGGGTTAAGATCGATTACAGTGATGCTTTGCACAACTGTGAACTGACCGCGACTTACGAAAATAAGTCTTTGGATAGTGTTTTGGATTTAATACAAGTGACCTTCGTTAATAGCCAATTAAAAGTCGTTCGCACCAAAGAAAATCAGATAAAATTAGAAGGAAAGGCATGCGCTAATTAA
- a CDS encoding carboxypeptidase-like regulatory domain-containing protein — protein MVRSFLVSILFLTSYQLSAQESSESVLDDVITIQFNGTSIPASLRQLGKLSEVNFSYNSNIIPRDVKISKAYRQTTVRTILTEILSEASLYFREVGNTVIILKRVYSERKIIGQVIDIETRAPLHYVNVFIERSTLGAATDSEGNFEIDDIPDIGFNLIVSYVGYKTKVIPFNYKHDVDNSKYIIEMQIDPVVLESIQVVGKARKRFKRDDRELLKRFRREFLGRSDNAKKCVIVNPEVLNFQYLDEDDNYKVTADDILYVENRALGYRIGYLLEEFRFQNGLKLNIGSAKFQELETKSRKRYNKWEIEREKAYNGSVQHFLNAMINDKLDEEGFELNLVQYDSVTSEYTTPLNPPPANEILTLEKTDKEFLYTLHAKSDVEVTYKGEFEANAYKKLYRSTSKSGNYKYTDKKVRTSISLTDSQSLSSYQTFGFDVTDVDLFQKSIIFFINYDTEIGYPGQFKNPREVLFGGWWRWGAFSDWLPLNYKPD, from the coding sequence ATGGTCAGGAGCTTTTTAGTTTCTATTCTATTCCTAACATCCTATCAACTTTCAGCACAAGAGTCTAGTGAATCTGTGCTGGATGACGTTATTACCATACAGTTTAATGGAACGTCCATACCGGCTTCTCTTAGGCAACTAGGCAAGCTTTCTGAGGTCAATTTTTCTTACAATAGTAACATCATTCCCAGAGATGTTAAGATCTCAAAAGCGTATAGACAAACAACTGTCAGGACTATCCTTACAGAAATTCTTTCCGAGGCCAGTCTTTATTTTCGAGAGGTAGGCAACACTGTCATTATTCTAAAAAGAGTATACAGTGAGCGTAAGATCATTGGCCAGGTCATCGATATTGAGACGAGAGCACCACTGCATTATGTGAATGTATTCATAGAGAGAAGTACCCTAGGAGCCGCCACCGACAGCGAAGGTAACTTTGAAATTGACGATATCCCGGATATCGGCTTTAACCTCATAGTGTCCTATGTGGGTTACAAAACGAAGGTAATTCCCTTCAACTACAAGCATGACGTAGATAATTCCAAGTATATCATAGAAATGCAGATAGACCCTGTGGTGCTCGAAAGTATTCAGGTGGTGGGAAAGGCTAGGAAGAGATTTAAGAGAGATGATCGGGAGCTTCTTAAGCGTTTTAGGAGAGAGTTTCTTGGTAGGTCTGATAATGCCAAGAAGTGTGTGATTGTCAATCCTGAGGTACTGAACTTTCAGTACTTAGATGAGGATGATAATTATAAAGTCACTGCTGATGATATCCTCTATGTAGAAAATCGCGCTCTAGGTTATCGTATTGGCTATCTACTCGAAGAGTTTCGTTTTCAGAATGGCTTAAAGCTAAATATCGGAAGTGCCAAATTTCAGGAGTTAGAAACAAAATCTCGAAAGCGCTATAATAAGTGGGAGATTGAACGTGAAAAAGCGTACAATGGCTCCGTTCAGCATTTTTTAAACGCCATGATCAATGACAAGCTTGACGAGGAGGGTTTTGAACTCAATTTGGTTCAATATGATTCTGTCACATCTGAGTATACCACACCGCTCAATCCTCCTCCCGCCAATGAAATTTTGACCCTAGAAAAAACCGACAAAGAGTTTTTATACACCCTTCATGCGAAATCAGATGTTGAGGTTACCTATAAAGGCGAATTTGAAGCCAATGCTTATAAGAAGCTTTATAGAAGTACCTCAAAAAGTGGTAATTATAAATACACTGACAAAAAAGTTAGGACTTCCATCTCTCTCACTGATAGTCAAAGTCTGTCGAGTTATCAGACCTTTGGTTTTGATGTAACCGATGTTGATCTTTTTCAAAAGTCGATCATCTTTTTTATAAACTATGATACTGAGATTGGATATCCAGGACAGTTCAAAAACCCTCGCGAAGTGCTCTTTGGAGGCTGGTGGCGTTGGGGCGCTTTTTCAGACTGGCTACCTCTGAATTATAAGCCTGACTAA
- the feoB gene encoding ferrous iron transport protein B produces MSTSKNLKIALVGNPNSGKSTLFNLLTGLKQKTGNFPGVTVDKKSGRMKLPNGQQAELIDLPGTYSIYPKTLDEQIVQEVLLDKGHDQHPDVIIVVADASNLKRNLLLFTQIRDLNIPMVLVLNMMDVAERRQLKIDLRGLSIDLGVKIIPTNSHTGDGVEVLKNVLIQPLVQSKKPFYQVKGLAEQTIDDIKGEFTLHEDYQAFQYAQQSVRLKFLAESERQRIEEIKKENGFYDVPTQSQETLGRYALISDIVDRNIKQSNDAKKATLSQRIDRITTHKVFGYLIFLALLTLIFQAIFAWAEGPMDLIEGSLASFSDWVKGALPEGVVNDLLTDGIIAGLAGVLVFIPQIAILFGFISLLEESGYMSRAVFLMDRVMRNFGLNGKSVVPLVSGMACAIPAIMATRNIENWKDRLITIFVTPFMSCSARLPVYTLLIALVVPDDYVFGLFNLKGLVLTGLYLLGFFAAILSALAMKFILKTKHKGYFVMELPGYKIPQWKNVGLTIFEKSKTFVVEAGKVIIAISILLWVLASYGFSDNFKNADTYVRQELPADVTNADYEIALNAYKLEHSLAGSFGKVIEPAIEPLGYDWKIGIALITSFAAREVFVGTMSTIYSIGANEDDELTIKEKLSKEINPKTGKPMYTMALGFSLMVFYAFAMQCMSTIAVVYRETKGWKWPIIQMVYMTAVAYLSALLTYNIFS; encoded by the coding sequence ATGTCAACCAGCAAAAACCTTAAAATAGCACTTGTAGGAAACCCTAATTCTGGGAAATCTACACTGTTCAATTTATTGACAGGCCTTAAACAAAAGACTGGAAACTTTCCTGGTGTAACGGTTGATAAAAAATCTGGCAGGATGAAACTGCCCAATGGCCAACAAGCAGAGTTAATTGATCTTCCTGGAACCTATAGCATCTACCCAAAAACACTCGATGAGCAAATCGTTCAGGAGGTGCTTTTGGACAAGGGTCATGATCAGCACCCAGATGTCATTATCGTTGTAGCTGACGCCTCAAATCTCAAAAGAAACCTACTGCTCTTCACTCAAATCCGTGATCTGAACATTCCGATGGTTCTGGTGCTCAATATGATGGATGTAGCTGAGAGAAGACAGCTGAAAATTGACCTTAGAGGCTTATCAATTGATTTGGGAGTCAAGATTATCCCAACGAATTCCCATACTGGAGACGGAGTCGAGGTCTTAAAAAATGTACTGATTCAGCCTCTTGTTCAGTCCAAGAAACCGTTCTATCAAGTAAAAGGCTTGGCTGAGCAGACTATTGATGACATTAAAGGTGAGTTCACCCTTCATGAGGACTATCAAGCCTTTCAATATGCTCAGCAAAGTGTCAGGTTGAAGTTTCTGGCAGAGTCCGAGAGACAAAGAATTGAAGAGATTAAGAAAGAAAATGGTTTCTACGATGTGCCTACGCAATCACAAGAAACTTTGGGCAGGTATGCACTGATTTCGGACATCGTAGACCGAAACATCAAACAATCCAATGATGCCAAAAAAGCAACGCTTTCACAAAGGATAGATAGAATAACCACGCACAAAGTCTTTGGCTACCTGATTTTCCTTGCCCTACTAACGCTAATTTTCCAAGCGATCTTTGCCTGGGCTGAAGGGCCAATGGACTTAATTGAAGGCTCTTTGGCTAGTTTTAGCGACTGGGTTAAGGGCGCTTTGCCTGAAGGTGTCGTCAACGACTTGCTCACTGATGGAATCATTGCCGGTTTAGCGGGTGTGCTGGTCTTTATCCCACAAATTGCCATACTATTTGGTTTTATTTCACTTCTCGAAGAGTCTGGCTATATGTCTAGAGCGGTCTTTCTTATGGATCGTGTAATGCGAAACTTTGGCCTTAATGGAAAAAGCGTTGTGCCATTGGTTTCGGGCATGGCATGTGCTATTCCGGCCATTATGGCCACTAGAAATATTGAGAACTGGAAGGACCGTTTGATCACGATTTTTGTGACACCTTTCATGAGTTGTTCGGCACGGCTTCCGGTATATACTTTGCTAATCGCCTTGGTAGTGCCTGATGATTATGTTTTCGGCTTATTCAACCTCAAAGGCCTCGTGTTAACAGGCTTATACCTACTCGGCTTCTTTGCTGCAATTTTATCAGCATTGGCCATGAAGTTCATTTTAAAGACAAAGCACAAAGGCTACTTTGTAATGGAGCTTCCGGGCTATAAAATTCCTCAGTGGAAAAATGTGGGCCTCACAATTTTTGAAAAGTCTAAAACCTTCGTAGTTGAGGCAGGAAAAGTAATTATTGCTATCTCTATTTTACTTTGGGTTTTAGCCTCTTACGGCTTTAGTGATAACTTCAAGAATGCAGATACTTATGTGCGGCAGGAACTACCTGCAGATGTCACGAACGCAGATTATGAAATCGCCCTGAATGCCTATAAACTCGAGCATTCACTAGCAGGATCATTTGGCAAAGTGATAGAACCCGCCATTGAGCCGCTAGGCTATGATTGGAAGATTGGCATTGCTCTCATCACTTCTTTTGCTGCACGCGAAGTATTCGTAGGCACAATGTCTACCATTTACAGCATTGGCGCTAACGAAGATGACGAACTGACAATCAAGGAAAAACTAAGCAAGGAGATCAATCCAAAAACTGGAAAACCCATGTACACTATGGCGCTGGGCTTTTCGCTAATGGTATTCTATGCCTTTGCCATGCAATGTATGAGCACTATAGCCGTAGTATATCGGGAAACTAAGGGGTGGAAATGGCCCATCATCCAAATGGTTTACATGACTGCCGTGGCCTATCTTTCGGCATTGCTGACTTATAATATCTTTTCTTAG
- a CDS encoding ferrous iron transport protein A, with the protein MRNLTHLKIHEKGIIKGFTDDVLSIKLMEMGCLPGAEISLQLIAPFGDPIAIEVAGYQLSLRKIEASSILLEEA; encoded by the coding sequence TTGAGGAATCTAACCCATCTCAAAATCCACGAAAAGGGGATTATCAAAGGTTTTACCGATGACGTACTATCGATAAAGCTCATGGAAATGGGCTGCTTACCAGGAGCCGAAATCTCACTCCAACTTATAGCTCCTTTTGGCGATCCAATTGCCATAGAAGTTGCGGGCTACCAACTCTCACTTCGCAAAATTGAAGCTTCAAGTATCCTTCTTGAAGAAGCATAA
- a CDS encoding HTTM domain-containing protein: protein MIWIRKQFQPVDNAPLILFRIIFGFLLFAESFGAILTGWVRKVLIEPEFNFTIIGFEWLQAPDGYAMYIHFGLMAICGLMVMFGFYYRIGIAGFTLLWTLVYWMQKSAYNNHYYFLILLCVFMLFLPAHAYASIDAKRKNAIVSTTCPRWCISIFILQMWIVYTFASLHKFYPGWLEGDFIAMNFLGKSDYWLIGSLLQEPWLQKAVVIGGIAFDGLIIYFFLYKKTRRAAFIISIFFHLFNSVVFQIGIFPYLMIGLSVFFFEPELIRKIFFKKKPIVNFDSLNVPQITMRRLSIAFLFLCYFILQLYLPLRHHLYKGDVFYTEEGHRLAWRMMLRYKSGNTTFKVNSTTLDSTWTVTPSKFLTRKQSGAIVGKPDMIWQFAQYLEKHYQEEGLGDVEIRVDAFTRLNQGPNVRLIDSQTDLTQVKWQSLRHSDWILSPDKR from the coding sequence TTGATCTGGATAAGAAAGCAATTTCAACCTGTAGATAATGCCCCCTTGATTCTTTTCAGAATCATTTTTGGGTTTCTGCTGTTTGCAGAATCTTTCGGAGCAATACTCACCGGCTGGGTAAGAAAAGTTCTGATCGAGCCTGAATTTAACTTCACCATCATTGGCTTTGAGTGGCTACAAGCACCTGATGGTTATGCCATGTACATCCACTTTGGGTTAATGGCTATCTGTGGGTTGATGGTCATGTTTGGCTTTTACTATCGCATCGGAATAGCAGGCTTTACTCTGCTTTGGACTTTGGTCTACTGGATGCAGAAGTCCGCTTACAATAATCACTACTACTTCCTCATTCTTCTTTGCGTCTTTATGCTCTTTTTGCCGGCTCATGCTTATGCCTCTATTGATGCAAAAAGAAAAAATGCCATAGTTTCAACCACTTGTCCCCGCTGGTGCATTAGCATTTTCATTCTGCAAATGTGGATTGTCTACACCTTTGCCTCTCTACACAAATTTTATCCAGGGTGGCTCGAAGGCGACTTTATTGCCATGAATTTTCTAGGCAAGAGCGACTACTGGCTTATTGGTAGCCTGCTTCAAGAACCATGGCTACAAAAGGCGGTCGTGATTGGGGGAATCGCATTCGATGGTTTGATCATCTACTTTTTCCTTTATAAGAAAACCCGAAGAGCTGCATTTATTATCTCTATATTCTTCCATCTGTTTAACTCGGTGGTATTTCAAATAGGCATTTTTCCCTATTTGATGATTGGCTTATCTGTATTCTTCTTTGAGCCCGAATTGATCAGGAAGATATTCTTCAAAAAGAAACCTATTGTCAATTTTGATTCCCTCAACGTACCTCAAATTACCATGAGGAGGTTGTCCATAGCATTTCTCTTTCTGTGTTATTTCATTCTACAACTTTACCTTCCCTTGAGGCACCATTTGTATAAAGGTGACGTATTCTATACAGAGGAGGGCCACAGATTGGCCTGGAGAATGATGCTTCGGTATAAATCAGGCAACACGACTTTTAAAGTAAACTCCACAACACTAGACTCCACCTGGACCGTTACCCCTAGTAAGTTTCTTACAAGAAAGCAATCTGGAGCTATAGTGGGAAAACCAGATATGATTTGGCAGTTTGCCCAATATCTCGAAAAACACTATCAAGAAGAGGGCTTAGGAGATGTTGAAATTCGGGTTGATGCCTTTACACGTTTGAACCAAGGGCCCAATGTCCGGTTGATAGATAGCCAAACGGATCTCACTCAGGTCAAATGGCAGTCATTAAGACACTCTGATTGGATACTGAGTCCAGACAAAAGATAA
- a CDS encoding bifunctional UDP-N-acetylmuramoyl-tripeptide:D-alanyl-D-alanine ligase/alanine racemase has product MKIGAIAKIIDASILSKGVEVDIVDLSLDSRSAKGLPNELFIAISGPNHEGHDFISELSTKGIKNFIVERDISPIPDCNILKVESSVAAVQAIARTKRKAFTKEVIGITGSNGKTIVKEWLSTILSVRHDVIKSPKSYNSQIGVPLSIWPLSEKHDIGVFEAGISKPNEMAKLASVLSPSIGIFTNIGTAHDEFFDSEDQKISEKLKLFEKSKALIFRTEHTKVSAAINSSFTGEKVSWSTSPGSNSTAQVKITDHQNLEVYFRNNHYSFDSEFRDQASLENLIHSIICALYIGLTEAQIQKGISMINPIKMRLELKRGINNTYLIDDTYNNDLEGLNKALDFMDQQRQLTKRSIILSDFIQNKASLQFYHELNKLLLQKGIDKLIAIGPQLSANKEAFSLPTEFYKDTGSFLESFSQTQFQKELILIKGARQFAFERISMALADKGHKTVLEINLDAVTHNLNFYRSLLKPETKVMVVVKALAYGAGSSEISKLLEFHKVDYLAVAYADEGVMLRQDGVKLPIMVMNASQDDPYKLIEYDLEPEIYSLEQLEAFLKAYRFVNKVLPAHLILNTGMNRLGFNEGDIDALIQKIQNNPHIKIKSVFSHLAASEEKTHEGFTQEQVSLFREYANRIETALNHRPIRHILNSGGIVRHNAFQENMVRLGIGLHGIEVSDLHADKLQNTATLKTVISQVRTVKAGETIGYGRKGKAVNDMVIATIAIGYADGYLRYFGNGNAYVLVNGQRAKTVGNICMDMTMIDVTDLSVTVGDEVVIFGSNPTVSQLAEWGNTIPYEVLTNISGRVKRVFYSE; this is encoded by the coding sequence TTGAAAATTGGAGCTATAGCCAAAATCATTGACGCCTCGATATTGAGTAAGGGAGTTGAAGTTGACATTGTCGATTTATCTCTGGATAGTAGGTCTGCCAAAGGTTTGCCGAACGAACTTTTCATCGCCATATCAGGACCTAACCATGAAGGTCATGACTTTATTTCCGAGCTCTCTACCAAGGGCATCAAAAATTTCATTGTCGAGAGAGACATCAGCCCTATCCCTGATTGCAACATACTTAAGGTAGAATCTTCGGTTGCTGCTGTTCAAGCCATTGCTAGAACAAAAAGGAAAGCCTTCACCAAAGAAGTCATCGGCATTACGGGAAGCAATGGTAAGACCATAGTAAAGGAATGGTTATCGACCATACTTTCCGTAAGGCATGATGTGATCAAAAGCCCTAAAAGCTATAACTCGCAAATTGGGGTTCCACTTTCTATTTGGCCACTTTCTGAAAAGCATGATATTGGTGTTTTCGAAGCGGGAATATCAAAACCCAATGAGATGGCTAAGTTGGCATCAGTGCTATCTCCTTCCATTGGTATTTTCACCAATATCGGCACCGCCCACGATGAATTCTTTGACTCTGAAGACCAAAAGATATCTGAGAAACTAAAACTCTTTGAGAAGAGCAAAGCACTCATCTTTCGGACAGAGCATACCAAAGTATCTGCCGCCATAAACTCATCTTTCACAGGGGAGAAAGTTAGCTGGTCCACCAGCCCTGGTAGCAATTCGACTGCGCAAGTCAAGATCACCGACCATCAAAACCTTGAGGTTTATTTTAGGAACAACCATTATTCTTTCGATTCCGAATTTAGAGATCAAGCGTCTTTAGAAAACCTAATTCATAGCATCATCTGCGCACTTTACATAGGACTTACAGAAGCTCAAATACAAAAGGGCATCTCTATGATCAACCCGATCAAGATGCGCTTAGAGCTGAAGCGGGGCATTAACAATACCTATCTCATTGATGACACCTATAATAATGACTTGGAGGGCTTGAATAAAGCGCTGGACTTTATGGACCAACAAAGACAGTTGACCAAGAGATCGATCATTCTATCAGACTTTATTCAAAATAAGGCGTCACTCCAATTTTACCATGAGCTCAATAAGCTCCTTCTTCAGAAGGGTATAGACAAGTTGATCGCCATAGGTCCTCAACTATCGGCAAACAAAGAGGCCTTTAGCCTACCTACTGAGTTTTATAAAGACACAGGGAGTTTTCTTGAGTCTTTCTCTCAAACTCAGTTTCAGAAAGAGTTGATCCTTATAAAGGGAGCACGCCAGTTCGCCTTCGAAAGAATTTCAATGGCCTTGGCTGATAAAGGCCATAAGACCGTTCTTGAGATCAATTTAGATGCGGTGACGCACAACCTCAATTTCTATAGATCTTTGCTCAAGCCTGAAACCAAAGTGATGGTTGTGGTCAAAGCGCTAGCCTATGGGGCGGGTAGTTCAGAAATTAGTAAGCTGCTGGAATTCCATAAAGTCGACTATTTGGCCGTTGCCTATGCCGATGAAGGGGTAATGTTGCGACAAGATGGAGTTAAGTTGCCCATTATGGTGATGAATGCTTCGCAAGATGACCCTTACAAGCTGATCGAGTATGATCTTGAACCTGAAATCTATAGTCTGGAACAACTTGAGGCATTTCTTAAAGCCTATCGATTTGTGAACAAGGTTTTACCGGCACACCTCATACTCAACACTGGTATGAATCGCTTGGGTTTCAATGAGGGTGATATTGACGCCTTAATCCAAAAGATTCAAAACAACCCTCACATCAAAATAAAAAGTGTCTTTTCACACTTAGCAGCTTCCGAAGAAAAGACACATGAGGGCTTTACACAAGAGCAAGTCAGCTTATTCCGTGAATATGCCAATCGGATTGAAACAGCCCTTAATCATAGGCCAATAAGACATATTTTGAACTCCGGAGGGATCGTTCGGCATAATGCATTTCAAGAAAATATGGTGAGACTGGGCATTGGACTACATGGCATTGAGGTGAGTGACTTACACGCAGACAAACTTCAAAATACCGCCACCTTGAAAACAGTAATCTCACAAGTTCGAACCGTAAAGGCGGGAGAAACCATAGGTTACGGCCGAAAAGGGAAAGCAGTTAATGATATGGTTATTGCCACCATCGCTATTGGTTATGCCGATGGCTACCTTAGATATTTTGGCAATGGCAATGCATATGTTTTAGTCAATGGTCAAAGAGCCAAAACGGTGGGAAACATCTGTATGGACATGACCATGATCGATGTTACCGACTTATCAGTAACAGTAGGTGATGAAGTGGTGATTTTTGGTAGTAATCCAACCGTGAGTCAACTTGCCGAATGGGGAAATACAATACCTTATGAAGTTTTGACCAACATTAGTGGTCGCGTAAAAAGAGTCTTTTATTCGGAGTAG
- a CDS encoding tRNA-binding protein, producing MSTITWQDFEKVSLNIGTIVKAEDYPEARHPAYIVHVDLGAEIGVKKSSAQITKHYDIDDLIGKQVICVTNFPPKQIGKLMSEILITGFPDENGDVVLSTVDIPVPNGAKLF from the coding sequence ATGAGCACTATTACATGGCAAGATTTTGAAAAGGTTTCATTGAATATTGGGACCATAGTCAAAGCAGAGGACTACCCTGAAGCACGACATCCTGCATATATTGTTCACGTAGATCTTGGGGCCGAGATTGGTGTGAAAAAATCAAGTGCCCAAATCACAAAGCACTATGACATAGACGATCTAATTGGCAAACAGGTGATTTGTGTTACAAATTTTCCGCCCAAGCAGATTGGAAAATTAATGTCTGAAATATTAATTACTGGATTTCCGGATGAAAATGGAGACGTTGTACTCTCTACGGTAGATATTCCCGTTCCAAATGGAGCTAAACTCTTTTAA